In the genome of Candidatus Binatia bacterium, the window GAAGACGGCGAACGCATCGTTACCGATGGTTCGACCCTGCTGATTTTCACGACCGACAAAGAACACCCGCTGCGCTTCTCGCGTGAATGAAGGGGCCGCACCTCCCCGGCAGACTGCGGCGTGCCGCAGTCTGCCGAGATCGCTGAGACACCTCGCGGAGTCGCCCACACCCTCGGGGCCGGTTCGCCATCGGTAAACGCCTTAACCGAGAGGCCGTCCCAGAGTCGATCCGCCGGGCCGCAATGGTCGGGGGACGGCTCGGCGGGGGCCGAGCCATCGCACAGGCATGGCTGGTCAGGCCATGGGTTGCGGGCCGCAGCCCGCGCTGGATGCCGCCGCCGCCGCCGGCATCGCCGATGTCGAGACGGTCGAAGAGATCGTCGAGAAGATAGAGAAAGGCACCCGGATACGGGGAATTCGCGGGGAACGCCACCAACCGACTGGCGGCTTAACGACGGGTGAAAACGGACAGGCCCGAGAACGGTTGATCGTCCCCGGGCCTGTCTATCTCGGAAGCGCAGACCGGCGACCGAATTACATCATGCCGCCCATGCCACCCATGCCGCCCGGCGGCATCGGCGGGGCCTTCTTGTCCTCGGGCTTCTCGGCGACCATGGCCTCGGTGGTGAGCAGCAAGCCGGCGACCGAGGCCGCGTTCTGCAGGGCCGTGCGCACAACCTTGGTCGGATCGACGATGCCGGCTTTGAGCAGGTCTTCGAACTCCTCGCTGAACGCATTGAAACCGTGCGCGCCTTTGCCGTTCTTCACTTTGTCGAGGACGATGGAGCCGTCCCAGCCGGCATTGGTGGCGATCCAGCGGCAAGGGTCTTCGATCGCGCGGCGGACGATATTGACGCCGACACGCTCTTCGTCTTGGGCGGTGAGTCCGTCGAGCACGGCACCGGCGCGGATCAGCGCCACGCCGCCGCCGGGTACGATACCCTCCTCGACGGCGGCGCGGGTGGCATGCAGAGCGTCCTCGACCCGCGCCTTCTTTTCTTTCATTTCGATTTCAGTGGCCGCGCCGACGCGCACCACGGCCACGCCGCCGACCAGCTTGGCAAGCCGTTCCTGCAGCTTCTCGCGGTCGTAGTCCGAGGTGGTTTCGTCGATCTGGGCGCGGATTTGCTTGATGCGGCCTTCGATGTCGGCCTTCTTGCCGGCCCCGTCCACGATGGTGGTGTTATCCTTGTCGATCACCAGCCGCTTGGCGCGACCGAGATCGTTGAGAGTGACGTTCTCCAGTTTGATGCCCAGCTCTTCCGCAATGACCCGGCCGCCGGTGAGGATGGCGATATCTTCGAGCATGGCCTTGCGGCGATCGCCGAAACCGGGAGCCTTGACGGCGCAGCACTGCAGCGTGCCGCGAATCTTGTTGACGACGAGCGTCGCCAGCGCCTCGCCCTCGATGTCCTCGGCAATGATCAGGAAGGGCTTGCCGGTGCGGGCGATGGCTTCGAGGACCGGCAGGAGGTCCTTCATGGAGCTGATCTTCTTCTCGTGGATCAGGAGATAGGCATCCTCGATCGTCGCCACCATCTTCTCGGGATCGGTGACGAAATACGGCGAGAGGTAGCCGCGGTCGAACTGCATCCCCTCGACCACCTCGAGCGTGGTTTCGAGGCCCTTGGCCTCTTCGACCGTGATGACGCCTTCCTTGCCGACCTTCTCCATCGCCTCGGCGATGATATCGCCGATGGTGGCGTCGTTGTTGGCGGAAATCGTGCCTACCTGAGCGATCTCCTTGCGCTCCTTGGTGGCCTTGGAGAGCTTCTTCAGTTCGTCGATGATGGCGCCGACCGCCTTGTCGATCCCCCGCTTCAAGGTCATCGGGTCGTGTCCGGCCGCAACCATCTTGGCGCCCTCGGTAAAGATTCCCCGGGCGAGTACCGTGGCCGTCGTCGTGCCGTCGCCGGCGACGTCCGACGTCTTGGAGGCAACTTCGCGCACCATCTGTGCGCCCATGTTTTCGAACTTGTCTTCGAGGGTGATTTCTTTGGCGACGGTCACACCGTCCTTGGTGACCGTCGGCGCGCCGAAGCTCTTTTCGAGTACGACGTTGCGGCCCTTGGGGCCGAGTGTCACGGTGACGGCATCGGCCAAAATCTTCACGCCGGCCAGGACCTTGGCCCGGGCCTCTTCGCCGAACTTCACGATCTTTGCTGACATTGTCGTTATCTCCTTCCTCGCGGCGCTCGGCCCTCAGCCCTCGAGCACTCCCAAAATGTCGTCCTCGCGCATGATCAGGTGTTCTTCGCCTTCGAGCTTCACTTCGCTACCGGCATACTTTCCGAAGAGGATACGGTCCCCTACCTTCACGTCGAGCGGGATCACCTTGCCATCGTCTCCGACTTTGCCCTTGCCAACCGCGACAACCTTGCCCTGCTGCGGCTTCTCCTTCGCGGTATCGGGGATGATGATGCCTCCCTTGGTCTTCTCTTCGTCTTCGATCCGCGTCACGATCACCCGATCTTGCAATGGACGAATCTTCATCTTGGCCTCTCCTTTTTGGCGGTCTGATTGTTCAGATGGACGACCGGGCGCCGCCGGCCGCCGATTGCTCACGGGCGAACCGACGCCTCGATCTGCCGTGGGCGCGACGAAACTAACCCGGCTCGTTACGATGTCAAGAGGTGCTGCGTGGCTTAGTCTTGCGCGATTCCTCGGCGTAGTATTGCCGGTAAAGCACGTCCCACTCGCGGCTTCCAGGGGGAACCTGCCGCGACAGCGAGGCTATCTTGCGGCGGACGGCGGCATCTAGCCGCTGGTCCACGACGTGGTCTTCGTCGAGTACCCGCTTGATCTCGGCCAGGACGAGACGGTCGTTTTCCACCCTGGCGAGCCCCTCGTCGCGCAGAGTCCGCACGATGACGTGGGCAAGGTGAGACTTGCGGCCTTCGCTGAAACGCATGTGCGGTTAGAGAGGGAAGCCGCGCTCGCGGGCGAGGCGTTCCTTAATTCCCTGAATGATCTTGCGTTGATCCATGCCGACCATCTGTCGCGCATGCGTCCGGGCCAGCCGCTCGGCCTCTTCTTCGAGCAAGCGGTCCTGCTCGAGGTTTTCGGCCAGCAATTCGACGATGCGTCGCTGCACGACCGCCGGGTCGGTGGTGGGGTGGACGAAGCCCTGTTTGAGTAACGCGTCGACCAGCGCTGCACCCAGCGCCTGCAGCCTTCCCTCGGCCAGCGGCATGATGCGGTCTTATATGAAGTCGCGGCCGTGGCCGCAACGCCGGGGAGACAGGCCGGATCACGCCGGTGGGGCCCCGGGAGTCGTCCGGGGCCGGCGTTTGGTGCGTGCGGCGCCAGCGGCGGGCCGGCGGCGCAGGCGGGCCAGCTGCTTTTCCAGACTGTGGACGCTGTGCTCCAACCGGCGTAGTTCTGCTTGGAAGGTCGGATGAGCGGTGACCCGCTCGAGCGAAGCGCGCACCTGGCCGTCGATCCGCTGTTGTAGCTGTTCGAGCTGTTTCTGGGGGAGTTCGAGGATCTCGCCGATTAGCCCGCGGCCGGCACTTTCCTCGGCCGCGGGCGAACTCTGCGCGCCGTCGGTCGGCGTTTGTTTGCCGCGTTCGCCGGCCGGGACGGCGCCGTCGCGTCCCCGCTCGCTGCCGAGGAAGAACTCCTGGACTCGTTCGCCGCCGACCTGGATCAGGCGCCGGAGCACGGGCAGGCCGAGGGAACCGTTCTTCCGTTTGGCCTCCTCGAAGATGATCTGGGCAAAAGTGACGATCGTGATGTCGTCGCCAGTGGCGTTGTCGACGATGCGGATGTCCTCGCCGTTACGTACCATTTCGGCGATGCCGTCGAGAGTGACGTACCTGCTCGCCCGGGTGTCGTACAACTTGCGGTTCAAGTACCGCTTGATGAGCCGCGTCATCTAGCCTCGTCGCGCTGTTTTAAGCAGTAGCACGCCGCTCGCCGGACCGGCAACTCTGAGCCGGCTGGTACCTTCTCTGGCGGAGGCCCCTGATCGGGGTCCGGCGCCGACCCGCCGATTGACCGTTCCTCGGCGGGTCGATAGCTTCGCGAGCGGGAGGGTGCCAGGTGCGTCGTTACGTCGTTGCGGCCGTGCAGCTTGATGCCGGCGCGGACCGGGGGGCCAACCTGGAGCGGGCCGAACGTTTCGTCGTCGAGGCGGCGCAGCGCGGTGCGCGGCTAGTCGTGCTTCCCGAGGTGTTCTCCTGGCGAGGTCCGGCCGCTCGAGAAGCGGAACACGCGGAAACTATTCCCGGCCCGACGACCGCGTGGGCGTGCCGCCTCGCCGGCCGGTTGCGCATTCACCTTGCGGCCGGATCGTTACTCGAAGCGAATCCCGCCGGCCGCCCGTTCAATACCAGCGTCCTCGTCGGACCGGAGGGAGCCATCGCCGGTTGCTACCGCAAGATCCACCTCTTCGACGTCGACCTGCCGGGCCGCGTGAGTGTCCGCGAGTCGGACACGCGTCAGGGCGGCGACCATCCGGTGACGGTGCCGACCGAGCTCGGCGCCATCGGCATGAGCGTATGTTACGACTTGCGCTTCCCCGAATTGTACCGGCGCTTGAGTCGAGCCGGCGCGGAGATCGTTCTCGTCCCTTCTGCTTTCACGTTTCCGACCGGCGCCGCCCACTGGGAGGTGCTGGTGCGGGCCCGGGCGATCGAGAACCAGGTCTACGTGATTGCCCCCGACCAGACCGGCCAGAGCGCCAGCGGTGGCCTCAACTACGGTCACTCGATGATCGTCGACCCGTGGGGTGTCGTGGTGGCCCGCGCAACCGACGGCGAAGGTCTTGTTCTCGCCGATGTCGACCGCGACTATGTCGAGCGAGTTCGACGAGAACTGCCATGCCTCGCGCACGCCAAACTGCTGCCGTAACCGGACCGGAGGCCGGAGGGCCCAAGGCTTTCTTCAACCTCGTGCAGGCCGATGGTCCGGTGGGCATTCCGTCGTCTGCGGACGGGCTCAACGCTTGCGTGGAGATCGACGTGATCTTGCTGTGACCGTGCAGGTGCCGGAGCGGGTTGCGCTGCCCGGTGCGCCTTTGTTACGGTCGCGGCCTCGCACATGCCGAGCCAACGGCCCGTACTCTACCTGATCGACGCCAGTTCCTACGTTTACCGCGCTTTCCACGCTCTGCCGCCGCTGACGAGCCCAACCGGTCTGCCGACGAACGCGGTGTACGGCTTCAGCACGATGTTGATGAAGCTGCTGCGCGAGGTGCAGCCCGGCTACGTCGCCGCGGTGTTCGATACACCGGGGCCGACGTTCCGGGACGACCTTTTTGCCGCGTACAAGGCCAACCGACCGCTGATGCCGGACGACCTGGCCGTACAGTTGCCGCTCGTCCACGAAGTGGTCGACGCCTTCGGAATCTACAGTCTCGCCGTGCCGGGCGTTGAGGCCGACGACGTCATCGGGTCGGTTGCGGTTCGTACGGCCGCGGCCGGTGCCGACGTCGTCATCGTCTCCGGAGACAAGGACCTGATGCAACTGGTGGGCCCTGCGGTGCGAGTGTGGGACACGATGCGGGATCGCATTTTCGACGAAGTTGCTGTGCGCGAGCGCTGGGGGGTCGCGCCGGCTCGGATCCCGGACGTCATGGGACTGATGGGGGACGCCGTTGACAACATCCCGGGCGTCAAGGGTATCGGGGAGAAGACCGCGACGGCCTTGATTCAGCACTTTGGCAGCGTCGAGGAGTTGCTGGCTCGCCTCGACGAGCTGGCACGGTCCACCACCATCCGTGGCGCAAAGAAACTCGCGTCGACCCTGCGGGATGAAGCCGAGGGGGCGCGGTTGAGCCGTACCCTCGCCGTCGTCCGCTGCGATGTCGATCTCGACTGCGACCTCGAACGCTTCCGGCTGCGGCCCCGCGCAAACGACGTCCTGCGTGCCATCTTCGGTCGGTTGGGCTTTCAAAGTCTGGTTCGCGATATTGCCGCCACCGCACCGGCGGTCACCGTGACGGCCGAACGAGTCGGCGACCCGTCGAAGTGGGACGACCTCGCGGCGCTAGCCCGTGCGGCCGGGCAAATCGCGATCGCCTGGGCCCCGGGGGGTGCCGGCGCCGGCACGATCACTCTGGCTCCACCCGGGCGGACACCGGTCGAGGTACCGCTCGACGATGCGGCGGCAGTCGCGGGCGTGCTCGGGGTGTTGTGTGATCCGCAGGTGGAAAAGGTGGCTCACGACTGGAAGCACGACTTGCACGGGCTGGCGGCGTTGACGGACATTGACAGCATGGGGCCGGCGTTCGATGCCATGGTTGCCTCGTATCTGCTCGAGGCGACCGCGACCCACGAGCTCCAGGAGCTGGCGATAGCGGTACTCGGGGCGCGATTGCCGGCCTTCCGGGCCGAACCGGCGTGGATGGCCAGCGGCGTGTCGGTACTCTGCGAGCTGCGT includes:
- the groL gene encoding chaperonin GroEL (60 kDa chaperone family; promotes refolding of misfolded polypeptides especially under stressful conditions; forms two stacked rings of heptamers to form a barrel-shaped 14mer; ends can be capped by GroES; misfolded proteins enter the barrel where they are refolded when GroES binds), which codes for MSAKIVKFGEEARAKVLAGVKILADAVTVTLGPKGRNVVLEKSFGAPTVTKDGVTVAKEITLEDKFENMGAQMVREVASKTSDVAGDGTTTATVLARGIFTEGAKMVAAGHDPMTLKRGIDKAVGAIIDELKKLSKATKERKEIAQVGTISANNDATIGDIIAEAMEKVGKEGVITVEEAKGLETTLEVVEGMQFDRGYLSPYFVTDPEKMVATIEDAYLLIHEKKISSMKDLLPVLEAIARTGKPFLIIAEDIEGEALATLVVNKIRGTLQCCAVKAPGFGDRRKAMLEDIAILTGGRVIAEELGIKLENVTLNDLGRAKRLVIDKDNTTIVDGAGKKADIEGRIKQIRAQIDETTSDYDREKLQERLAKLVGGVAVVRVGAATEIEMKEKKARVEDALHATRAAVEEGIVPGGGVALIRAGAVLDGLTAQDEERVGVNIVRRAIEDPCRWIATNAGWDGSIVLDKVKNGKGAHGFNAFSEEFEDLLKAGIVDPTKVVRTALQNAASVAGLLLTTEAMVAEKPEDKKAPPMPPGGMGGMGGMM
- the groES gene encoding co-chaperone GroES — its product is MKIRPLQDRVIVTRIEDEEKTKGGIIIPDTAKEKPQQGKVVAVGKGKVGDDGKVIPLDVKVGDRILFGKYAGSEVKLEGEEHLIMREDDILGVLEG
- a CDS encoding polyhydroxyalkanoate synthesis regulator DNA-binding domain-containing protein; this translates as MTRLIKRYLNRKLYDTRASRYVTLDGIAEMVRNGEDIRIVDNATGDDITIVTFAQIIFEEAKRKNGSLGLPVLRRLIQVGGERVQEFFLGSERGRDGAVPAGERGKQTPTDGAQSSPAAEESAGRGLIGEILELPQKQLEQLQQRIDGQVRASLERVTAHPTFQAELRRLEHSVHSLEKQLARLRRRPAAGAARTKRRPRTTPGAPPA
- a CDS encoding carbon-nitrogen hydrolase family protein is translated as MRRYVVAAVQLDAGADRGANLERAERFVVEAAQRGARLVVLPEVFSWRGPAAREAEHAETIPGPTTAWACRLAGRLRIHLAAGSLLEANPAGRPFNTSVLVGPEGAIAGCYRKIHLFDVDLPGRVSVRESDTRQGGDHPVTVPTELGAIGMSVCYDLRFPELYRRLSRAGAEIVLVPSAFTFPTGAAHWEVLVRARAIENQVYVIAPDQTGQSASGGLNYGHSMIVDPWGVVVARATDGEGLVLADVDRDYVERVRRELPCLAHAKLLP
- the polA gene encoding DNA polymerase I, producing MPSQRPVLYLIDASSYVYRAFHALPPLTSPTGLPTNAVYGFSTMLMKLLREVQPGYVAAVFDTPGPTFRDDLFAAYKANRPLMPDDLAVQLPLVHEVVDAFGIYSLAVPGVEADDVIGSVAVRTAAAGADVVIVSGDKDLMQLVGPAVRVWDTMRDRIFDEVAVRERWGVAPARIPDVMGLMGDAVDNIPGVKGIGEKTATALIQHFGSVEELLARLDELARSTTIRGAKKLASTLRDEAEGARLSRTLAVVRCDVDLDCDLERFRLRPRANDVLRAIFGRLGFQSLVRDIAATAPAVTVTAERVGDPSKWDDLAALARAAGQIAIAWAPGGAGAGTITLAPPGRTPVEVPLDDAAAVAGVLGVLCDPQVEKVAHDWKHDLHGLAALTDIDSMGPAFDAMVASYLLEATATHELQELAIAVLGARLPAFRAEPAWMASGVSVLCELRNRLAPRLEQQGLTRLFFDLEMPLVTVLTRMERHGIRVDAAALADMGAEMTLRLAALEKEIYELAGGPFNIGSPAQLREVLFERLALPRKGVKRTKTGLSTDVDVLSRLAAIHPLPQKILDYRSVAKLKSTYVDALQAALNPQTGRLHTTFNQTVATTGRLSSSDPNLQNIPVRTEEGRRIRQAFVAADGCRLVVADYSQIELRLLAHLSGDAALVAAFQAGDDVHTRTAAEVFEVLPGVVSAEMRRAAKAINFGIIYGMGPPRLARELGIPLERAEAYIGNYFARYAGVRSYLEATLAEARERGYVTTLLGRRRGVPDLISVDRRVAQAAERVAANTPIQGSAADLIKLAMVAIDRRIRAERLPVAMLLQVHDELVFEVPEARCDEVATLVCREMETVYPLRVPLRVDVGSGRTWAEAH